The genomic interval GGATTTCCTCGGCAGCCGAGAGCAGTTCAAGCGCGAGTTCCTCGTCCCGATCCAGGCCCATCGCGACCCGGACGTCATCGCGCAGCTCTCCCACATCACCCAGCCGTTCATCATGCGGCGGCTGAAGACCGACCGCTCCATCATCTCCGACCTGCCGGACAAGCTCGAGATGAAGGTGTTCTGCGCCCTGACCGGCGAACAGGGCGGCCTCTACGAGAAGGTCGTCGACGAAGCCGAGCGCAAGCTCGAGGACGCCGAGGGCATCGAACGACGGGGCGTCATCCTGGCGACGCTTTCGAAGCTCAAGCAGGTGTGCAACCACCCGGCCCACTTCCTGGGCGACGGCACCGAGCTACCCAAGCGCTCGGGGAAGCTCACCCGCTTGACCGAGATGCTCGAAGAGGTGACCCAGGCGGGGGACCGTTCGCTCGTCTTCACCCAGTTCGCCGAGATGGGCAAGCTCCTGCAGAAGCACCTGCAGAACGAGCTGGGCCGCGAGGTGCTCTTCTTGCACGGCGGCACCCAGCAGAAGCGGCGAGAAGCGATGGTCCAGCGCTTCCAGGCCGACAGCGACGAAGCGCCGCCGGTGTTCGTGCTCTCGCTCAAGGCGGGCGGTACCGGCCTCAACCTGACCGGCGCGAACCACGTCTTCCACTTCGACCGCTGGTGGAACCCCGCCGTCGAGAACCAGGCCACCGACCGGGCCTTCCGGATCGGACAGACCAAGAACGTGCAGGTCCACAAGTTCGTCAGCGTGGGCACGCTCGAAGAGCGCATCGACGAGATGATCGAGCGCAAGAAGTCGATAGCGGAAGACATCGTCGGCACCGGCGAGCAGTGGATCACCGAACTCTCGGACGAGGAGCTGCACGAGGTCTTCTCGCTGCGAAAGGAAACCCTCCGGGACTGAGACATGTCGGACGAAGGCAACGGAGAGAACAAGCGGCGCCGACGCCGACCGCGGCGCCGTCCGCGCGGCAAGGGTTCACGCGCCGAAGGCGGCGAGAACTCGGGCGACTCGCGGGGCGAGGCCAGCGAGACCCAGTCCGCTGGCGGAAACGGCTCTGCCCGCAGCGGTCGGGGGCGCGGCAATCGCTCCCAGAACCGCGGACGCGGGCGCGGCCGGAACCAGCGCAACACGAACGGCCGCAATCGCCAACGACGCGGGCGGGTCGCCGAGAACTGGTGGGCGCGGCGCTGGGTCGAAGTCCTCGAGAAGTTCGCCGTCGGGCGACGGCTCGGACGCGGTCGTTCGTACGCCCGCCAGGGCAACATCGTCGACATCGAGATCGGCAAGGGTTTCGTCACCGCACAGGTGCAGGGATCCCGAGACGCGCCGTATCTCGTCCGCATGCATTTCTCGATGCTCTCCAGCACGGACTGGAAGAAGATCACGCGCGCGCTGATCGCTCAATCGGAGATCGCCATCGAGCTGGGCATGGGTCAGATCCCCAGCAGCATCGAGGGCGTATTCGAGGAGCAGAACCTCTCCCTCTTCCCGAACGCCAGCGGCGACCTGAAGGCCGCGTGCTCCTGCCCGGACAACGCGAATCCCTGCAAGCACGTTGCCGCCGTGTACTACCTGCTGGGAGAGGAGTTCGACCGGGATCCCTTCCTGATCTTCCAGCTTCGCGGGATGGAGCGAGCGGAGCTCATGACGGCGCTCGGGTCGGCTGCGATTCCGAAGCCGCCGGCGCCGCCGCTGCCGCCCGAGTACGGTGGGGAGGACCCGGCGGAGAGCGAGGACGGCGAGCTGCTCGCCGCGCCGCCCCCGATCCCCGAAGTGATCGAACCGCCGCCCGAGCGCGAGATCCCCGACGAGCCGCTGCCCGACGACCCAGACATCTTCTGGGGCGGCGCAACGCGCCCGAAGGAAGAGGACATCGAGGTACGCATCCCCCGGACCCCCGGCGCGGTGGCCGCGCGCCTCGGCGGCTTCCCGTTCTGGCGGGGCCAGTCGAACTGCGAGGCCGCGATGGCGCGCACCTATCGCAACGCCTCGATCACCGGGCTCGACGTCTACCTCGGCGCAGACGAGACCGGCGACGCGGACGACGCCTAGCCCGGCGCAAAGCTCGCGATGTGCGCGAGGTAGGGCTCGGGGAAGCCGTAGCTGCGTGCGGGGCCGAGAATGCGCTCGACGTAGGCCGGGTCGGCCGGTCCGGGGGCGAGTGCATCCGCGATGTAGCAGAGCGCCGGCTCGAAGCCGGGACGCTCGAGCGACTCGACGAGCACCGGATGCGGCCAATAGACGCCCCCCAGGACCTCCCGGGCGTGGGTGTAGAGCCGCTCGAGCTGCGCGTGATCCGCTTCGGCAAGGATTCCGTAGGCCAGAGCCGTTGGGTCGAGCACGAGGTTGGCGAGCGGGCGAATCTCGAGCCGGTAGCCGGCGAGACGCGTGGGCTCCCAGCGTTCGGGGCGAAGCTCGACATCGGCGAGTACGTCGCGGTTGAGATACGAGCCGTAGAAGAAGACGGCGACCGGGCTCATCGGAACGAACGGAGCTACTGCGCGGGCCGGGTCATGGGCCAGAGCGGCGGTGAGTCGCCTGCCTGCAGCTCACCGACGATCTCGAAG from Myxococcota bacterium carries:
- a CDS encoding SWIM zinc finger family protein, whose product is MSDEGNGENKRRRRRPRRRPRGKGSRAEGGENSGDSRGEASETQSAGGNGSARSGRGRGNRSQNRGRGRGRNQRNTNGRNRQRRGRVAENWWARRWVEVLEKFAVGRRLGRGRSYARQGNIVDIEIGKGFVTAQVQGSRDAPYLVRMHFSMLSSTDWKKITRALIAQSEIAIELGMGQIPSSIEGVFEEQNLSLFPNASGDLKAACSCPDNANPCKHVAAVYYLLGEEFDRDPFLIFQLRGMERAELMTALGSAAIPKPPAPPLPPEYGGEDPAESEDGELLAAPPPIPEVIEPPPEREIPDEPLPDDPDIFWGGATRPKEEDIEVRIPRTPGAVAARLGGFPFWRGQSNCEAAMARTYRNASITGLDVYLGADETGDADDA
- a CDS encoding gamma-glutamylcyclotransferase family protein yields the protein MSPVAVFFYGSYLNRDVLADVELRPERWEPTRLAGYRLEIRPLANLVLDPTALAYGILAEADHAQLERLYTHAREVLGGVYWPHPVLVESLERPGFEPALCYIADALAPGPADPAYVERILGPARSYGFPEPYLAHIASFAPG